The DNA sequence ATCTTTTAACATAATCAAATTGGCTGATAATTTTGATATTGAGATATCCTGATACCTAATAGACTGAATAATATTATGATAGGTTtgaaatgtgaacaaaaatcaCATGTATCATACATGAGGATGGATATTAACAATAAATGAATAGAATCAAATACAAAgaataaatcgatggtgaaatcaAGCCATGTATCTTGgcttgcgacattgcagacttccggccatattatttttatttaatgaaaaaataggtactcaacgtcaattcttgaaaacttgcgtgattttctttctttttgtgaaggaaattctgaaaaaactacAAGTAATGATGTTGATCTGTTCTCATTTTAAAGACATTAAAAAGGATTTGAGAAATAGATTTCAAAACACCAAAAACAAGATacttggtttgggagtttcaccgtcgaaatgtgaaTGATAGAAATCATCATAGAGAGGGGGAATAATACTATGACACACGCCACATAACATAATAGGCACATATCTCCAGCAATaatgacaatttaattttttgaacaaaaatgaaTAGAAGATGCATCTTCATCATTTCAAGTCAACGATGGCATTAAAACTATTGATTTTTCGTCTCACCAGCTTTACTTGCTGAGTTTCAGCATATGCTGATGCTCAGAAATCTATAATAGTGGAAgttggatttttaaaatttttcctcaataTTCAATAATATTTCCTTGGACATGTTGCTCAAATGGAATAATAGGAGAATTTTCTCATAGGATATTTGTAACGTCAAGTGTTAACTCTCTGCAAAATGTAGGTACCTGGAGCTCCAGCAAATTTTGCCAATGttcactccttttttttttttattcaggatgttttgaaagaaaaaaatgcgtaTATCGAGCAGTTATTGAAGGAGCAAGAGTTGGCACGATCTCAATTTACGAAAGCAGCAACCCAAGTTGGAGACACAGAACTCAAACTAAATACTCTACAGATTGAATTTGATCAAGTTAGTATTCTTTATTACATCATTTGGATCAAGTAACTTGGGAAGAGACCaatcctcatttttcaaaaaacttagttaagctttttgaaatcaaactACCTACGTCAAAATTTTATTGTATCAAAAGATGAAAAGTGTAAACTCATATTTGAAGTTATTGGGGTGAATCTAAGTGATTCATTCATAAAAGAAGACTTACCATCAATAATGGACTAAGTGCCAAAGAATCGAAGATTGAGTTAGAAGTTACATTTACTCTTAGCGCTCTGACCCCCTAAAGTTTTTTTGTGTCATTCATTCAACCGTTCTTCTGagttgatttccatgatttttgcagtTATCAACAAGTGGTAGCCCCTAGACAAGCTAGCTCCATCAAGATTCTGGGAACATTACCCaggtttttcatattttgtgttaaaattgTGAATTATGCCTTTCAAAGGATGAAtgtgttcaatttttatcaCGCAGTTCTTTCTGTTTCTTTTATGTACGTTTCACATaaagttttggttttttatgttgcatattttgctgtttttctgtttgtttctATCTCTGAAATGAGTGATTTTGAGAATTAAAAAGATTTTGAAGTCAACTTTGTTCAACAAACTTTTTAAACTTGAATTTCACTTATTTACTTAAAGAATAGCAACAAAAGGCTCCCTAACTcgaatattttaacaatttttttacacttttttaaaGTCCCAAAATAGTCAGTGCCACTATTGCAATAGGCTTAGTATTTTTCTgtgtatttttattcatttacgtTGTCCTGTTTCAGTTTCGTAAGGAGGTCGATGTGAATCGGAAGAAGTTTGAAGAAAGTATAGCtaaattagaaaaagaaaaacgagaATTGATAGAGCAACTAGACGATGAAAAACGCAAAAGTGAGGATCTCCAGTTCAGAGTCGAAGAAGAGTCCATCGAAAAAAGTGAACTCCAGGTacttaattttaagtttcagcagatagttttactttttttttcactgattcTACCTACTCAACAATGAATGGAAGTTCGTACTTTTGTCATTTAGGCTCTATCATACCCTTTTTACTAGTTTTTGCATTGTTGTGGAAATGATACAGTCAGTTCTTTTTATGCTAGCCATGCctgaagaaatacattgcatttttttatcaaagtcaCCATCAGAATGagcattatttttcaattttcttagcTGAAAGGTATATTAACTCCACTGGTTTTAAGCCcctcaaaaaaatgtaaataatatCATTAGTGTAGCatttattttagaattttagggagtaaaaattaaatgtccagctatttttctttggaatttgaGTTTTAAGGGAGGCATGCTTCTGAAAGCTCCCATGAAAATGCAGGTCAATCGATTTTACTGAATGACTTCTCTGACTCTGACTTCACTCTGTCATTATGTTGACCATTTTCTTGTGTCCAAAAATTGAACATTATTACTTTCATCTGTATAGGTTCACTTACTAGGCTGCAATGCCTAAAACTGAAATGAACTTTATTTTGCCTATTGTTCAACACATTTGTTTATCACATGTGTAATCGTTTGTTTTTCTCTTCCACAGACTCAAATTGAACAGCGGTCAAAAAGGGTAGCTGAATTAGAAACTTTAGTGAAAGAAGGGAATAGCAAACTTGGACAGACAGATGCTGAATCcaataaattatttgaaactgAAGAAGCGCTGTTAAAAGTGCGGGAAGAGCTGGAGGCCATCCGCAAATCATCCAAAACCAATGAAGAAACACTACGAAAACAGTTAAATGAAACTCAAACTAAACTAGACAATAGCGAAAAATTTGTCAAAGACCTACAAAACGAAGTAGAGAAACTCAGGGAAGAATCAGCCGCCAGCTTGAGTAAAACGGTTGAAGATTTGAATAACGAGATCTCCAAGCTAAGAATAGAATGCGATGAAGCTTCagacaaaatgaaaatcatGGAGCTTGAAAACACTAAATTAAAAGAGGAGGTCGAGTCTATGGAAAAGTTATCAAAATCCCACGAGGAAAGTTTGCAAAGTGAAtttaatattcaaattttgaaattcaaagagCAGATTCAGTTGTTAGAAAtagacaaaaaaagagagaaagaaaaggctGATGAACTAAGTGCGATAATAGATGAATTAAATAAGAACaaattagaagaagaaaaaaaattaagagactcTAATCTTGAATTAGAGAAGAAAATAACTTCACTTGTCAATGAATCAACGATGAATTTAGAATCAAAATCCAATAGCTAtgagaaaaaagtaaaggaCCTATTAAATGAGGTTAACGAAAAAACAAGCACGATAGAACAACTTAAATCTCAGCAAAAATTAGTGGAAGATAATGCTAAAAATCTTGAGATTAAATTACAGTTACAGCTGAATGATTTGCAAACATCTTTAGATCAAAAATCTAAAGAACTTgaacaattaaaaaaagataTGGAAGAAAAATTGTCCAATTCAAGCAAAGCGGAAGAAGATTCGCGTCTAGCTTTTGAGAAGAAATTAGGAGATAAAGTTGAAGAATGTaacaaattaaatgaaaaactatctTCGCGAGAAGTAGAAGTAACGGAACTGAAAACAGCCATGGAAACAAAGCTGtcagaatttaaaaatctggaagATAAATTATCAGAAGaattgaaaaaacgaaaatcattAGAGAATGAGCTTCAGTTAAGACTTGCCGAGAGCTCAGGTTCTGCCGAAAAAAACACAGAGCTCgctgaaactttgaaaaaacttcAGGATGAATTGGGAAGTAGCAACGAGAAACGGGAGCAACTTGAAGCCAAGTTGCTGAAAAAAGCAGAAGATTTTAAGgaacttgaagaaaaattaaaattagtccaAGCTGAGTTCTCAAACATcgaggaaaaattaagtaaaaaattagatgaatTTGAGACGGTTCAAAATAATTTAGCTTCAAAATCCTCAGAATGTGAGAAGTTAGCTGTAGAGTTAAAGGAGAAGGTGAATCTCGTAAAAACATcggaaaatgaattaaataaaatgaagggaaagcTGATTGAAGTCGAGGGAAAACACAGTGATGTAACCAAAAGTCTCGATCAACACCTACAAGAATTCAGAGAACAACAAGttgaaattgagaagaaaacaGAGGAGCTTGCTCGCATTAGTGAGGAATTGAAACTGAAAGACATTGAAATTAGCAAATCATCAGAAACCATCAAACGTAAGTTAAAAGATTCTAGTTCATGACTTCATCATATTTTACCTATTTCTACAGATAAAATTGAACTGATTCGTACTTTATTATATTACAGCTCTAAGGGCGCCTAAAAACCGCTGGAAATTCATGCCAGGAATTCCTCCTCCCATGTAACGCGCGACGCAGACCCACTGACCTCTCCCCGCTGACAGTCTCCTCCCTACCCGCCTGCCTTCCTCTCACCATGCACCGTGCCGCACGCGTTTCCCACTCCTTGGCTGCTCTCCGCATCGCGTTGCTGAGTGAGTTCAACCAGTGTCGATTCTCGACTGGTTGAGAGCGCAGCGCTATGCACCTCCTCTCGATTAAATGCTGCGATCGCTTTGGAACTCATGAAGAATTGAAGAGTGCAATCGATTCTCGAATTTTCTCGATTAATCAATTGTTGTGCCATAGAATATTCTAGGAGGCTCAGGAACATTCCGACCTGGGCGAGCAATTCCTGGCGCGCTTGCCCGAACCGACTGATGAGGCTCGTTTTCAATTATGATGTGAAGATTAGAATGCATGCATAGGCTTATTTACTTCTCCGCTTAAACTTGAATCAAGTAACTAAAACTTAAACTAAAGTAATTGTACACCTGTAAGTTCAGGAAATCAATAGCGATAAAACAGTAATTAAAAAGgatcaaacaaacaaacaacaaaaTAAGACTTTTAGTTCTAGGGACGACCTTGTGTACAGCCTCTAATCTTTAAAATATGTATTCTAAAAATATGACACAGAACAGAACCTGATTGTTTTCGAAAACTTCACTGCCTAATCTAGTAGTTGTTACTAATGATAGTCTCAGCTCCTTCTAATTAGGTGCAGTAGCTTAGCTCCAACGAAACTGATCCTGCtgtttaacttattttttatttttacccaaTATTCATTTCCAGAGTTGAACGATTCGATGGCAAATGCAGAAAGATCGATTGAAGAACAAACAGAAATTATTCGAaatttaaataatgaaaaaagtgACATGGGAAGGAAAATACAAGATTTGGAAGAAAAGTGTGAAAGCCTCATCCAGCAGAAacaaaaattggtaagtaacCTCTTTTGTAGCCTTAATTTGTGTGATGATTGATTTTTAAGTGCATTATACAAATCCATTTGctaaaatattactttttaaaTCGATTTGTTGTATCCTCTTGAGATAAACTTAGAGTATCTGAGTGGCCACTTTGTGCGTTTCactgaatttaaaatgaagattCTGAATGAGGAGACAAGAACAAAGTTACGATAGGAAACAAATCATTAGAGAAATAGATCAGTATTTGTATCACTTCTAAACCACAATCGCTGTCTACAACAAGCAGAGACAAAACACATAACGACTCAGTAGTGAAGCAGATGAGAATAGTAAGTGTAataggagggtatggattcgatcaacatgaatcaatcgacaccgattcgatcgacaaattgttaaaaaactggtgtcgattcgatcgacatgaatcgatcgaaaaattaaaacgtgattCAATAGACAttaatcgatcgacaccgattcgctcggcagttaatttaaaaacacccgtgtcgcttcgatcgacatgaatggatcgaaaactgaaaatgtgaattgatcgacaccgattcgatcgacaaaattcgattgactcacaggtttgtcaattgactcacgggtttgtcgattgactcacgggtttgtcgatcgactcacgggtttgtcgatcgattcatgtcgatccattcacgttttcatttttcgaacaattcatgtcgatcgaatccataccctccagtGTAATAAGGCTAATTGTAaatagaataataataataattaccaTCATAATATTACTATTTACGCAATGATACGATaatattacaaatatttacGAATAATATTACTATCGAAGCTAAACTCAGGTTCTGAAGAGGGAAGGAGAGGGAAATTTAGGACTGTCTGATAAACCCCTTCAGAGAAGGATGGGAGCCAGGGAGGGACGAAGGGACCTGACAGAGAAAGGGGGTCAACAAATCTAAAAATGTGCCTGGCTTCTTTGATGGACAGTCCcctatctttgaaattttgccgTATTGTACTTTCTAAATTGCAACAGATGCTTGGAAAGCTAGATATTTTACCAATGTTTTATTTACCTAATCATTGATTTATTTGTCACCTCCTTTATTTCTGCTTTTAGGAAGACAACATTTCGGAACTCATGAATAATTCCAGCAGTTCATCTGAGCAGCTGACCAGGCTTCATTCAGAGCTCAGAGAAAAAGGTCAAGAAGTTGAAGGGCTTAGAGAAGCGTTGAATGAAAAAACGAGAGCTGTTGAAAGAATTGAAGAAGACCTGCGACAGCAGTTAGAACTCCTCTCTGAAAAGAAGAGCAAATTGGAGGCTGcctcaaaagaagaaattgagaaattgAAGCAAGAGCATGCAAATAATTTAGCAGCTCTAAAAAGTACACATGAAGCATCATTAATGAATTCTTTAAATGAAATGGAGAAGGTTAAATCTGAATCGATCAGTACTGAAACAAATTTGAAAGAACAGATCAATCTTCTCATAGCAGAGAAAAAAGACCTCGAAACCAAGTTGGAGTCGTTTAAAGATAGAGAAACTCAGTTGGAATCGGAGTTGAAAGTTCTCCAAGAAGAAAAGCAGCAGATGGAAAAGGATCTAAAGGAAATCAGTGATGTGAAAGCTAAAACTGATTCTGACCTTGAGGCGCAACtagctgaaaaagaaaatagcaTAAAAAGATGCGAACACCAATTTGAAATGTTCCGACAGTCTGCCAACCTTATggaggaaaagttcaaaaagaaAGTGGAAGAACTTACTCAATCTTTATCCAAAAAAGATACTCTCCTAACCTCAGCAAATATTCAAATAGATGAGTTAAAAGTAGACTATGAGACAGCAGAGGCCAGGATACAGGATTTGAAAACTAAAGTCAgtaagaagaaagaaaagattgAAATGCTGAACAGAGAGTTACAAGATACCAAAaatattgctaaaaatttgcagactgctgtaacagaaaaaattgagttgttggAGAAACAGGAGAAAGAAATACAATGCCTCAAAGCAGAAAAAGAATCTTCCGTCCTAACTGccgaggaaaaaatcaggaaccTTGCTGATTTAGAGAAAACTCAATCACAGTTTGCTGAAAAAGAGGTTTCTTTAGTAAAAGAAATTGAGAGTCTGAAGTCTGAAAGTAATAAAATCAATGAAGACATGAAGGCCAAAGAAAATCAACTTCAAGATTTacgtacaaaaattgaaaatcttcagAGAGACAGGGTAGACAAAGAGAATGATTTGAACAAAGAAATCGAGACTTTGAACGTCGAAAAAAATCGCATTAGTCAAATACTcgaagaaaaagatgaaaaattgaaatctttaTACGCTGAGATTGAAAGTATCTCCCACAAAACGGCTGAAAAGGAAACCCTGctcaaagttaaaattgaaaatcagcAGAAAGAGTCAGAAGAACTTACAAAGCAATTAGCTGAAAAGAGTAGTCAGATTCAAATAGTTAGTTCAGAGCTTGAACTTCTGCAATCTAAAAATCACTCTCTCAACGATGAGCTGTCTGAGAAGACAAACAAGATAAAAACTCTGACTGAAGAGTTGAACTCTCTGAAACAAAGTATTGCCCAAAATAGTTCAGATAAAGACAAGATTATTtgtgagaaaaataatattatttcGGATTTGCAGCAAGAAAAAACGGCTAGTCTTAAATCTTTCAATGCCGAAGTAGAATCTTTACAAAAATCAAACAACATTTTGTCCGCTGAGTTAGCAGCTAAAAATTTGTCTCTTACTTCTTTGACGGAAGAAATAAGCAACTTGAAGCAAAACATATCAACCAATTCTGAAAACAAAGACAGTGCcttatttgaaaaagaaaaaatcattgcAGAGTTAAAAACGgaaaaagaaaatgtcaacTCTAATCTAAGCTCTCTCATCACCAAATATGAGGATTTGAAGACAAGGTTCGAGAAAGAAAGAGCTAGTCTTgaagaaaagctaaaaattaacgaaaaagaACAGAAAGCTCTGGCTGAATTGAAATCTACACTGTAAGTACTATTTCTCAATTTATTTACTATTCTATCAGTTTTTGGACCATTAAAAAACTTCCCATTAAAAATTTAGCTCATGActgaattatttaaaatcaagtGCATACTTTTTGTAATGCATACATCATGTGCAAAATTTGCTCCTTAATTGATCTTTAGAATCCCATTTTATGCAGAGCTAACAAAAAGGATAAGTTATGTCCGGCGGCTACCCTTCATAAATGCACCTCTTTCAAAATCCCTCTCATAAAACTGATTTCAttcaaagtttaatttttcagcatAAACTGATTTtaatcaagtaaaaaaaaactgccccTCCAAGTTTTCTTTTTACTCGTAGCATTGTCTTGAATCTTTATCAATATATTCACCTGACCATAAGATGTTTCAAATATTaggagcattttttgttgtaatcCGTtattaatgtaaaatttcatattttcttcttttgtgttattttaagttttcttttttattattatattttcttGCCACAGTTTTATTACAAAGAAGCACTTAAAATCGTACAAAATTAGTAACTTTAACTGTAATTTTTACATGGCTACAGAAAGGTTGAAAATGATTTAACTCGGGAACTGGAAAGGCGAATGAAAGAAGATGCTATCAAGCATCAAGAATTGTTAGCTCGGGTTGACTCTGTCCATCAGTTAACAAAGAGTTTTTCACCAGGACAGGACTCAGATTTCAGCCAATAAACAAAAGCATCTTTCAAAAACTTTCCATTTAGTGTAATTCAAGAGGTAACAAATAGAAACTACATATCTCACTGTTACATACATATCTgcaattgattttgttttttgtcttcCCTTTCTTGAGGAAACTAATGGGGCGCAAGGAGTCAAACTCAGGATTTTAGCTCCTAAATTAGCTAGAAAAAGGGTTACTTCTAATTCTTTCTTATAGTGAAAACATTAGAGGCCAAAATACACAGCAACAGCATGCGGAGTAGGGAGCAAGAAAACttttacttcattttgcaacTCTGTTAATTGAAGTGATAGCAATGGTTGTCAGACCTGTTTGACTTCTTGTTTTGACCCTCGTTTTCACATGATGAAAAGAACTCAAAGTTCGCTTGGGTGGTataatttaatttgtttcatGGTGACGGAATAATGGAGGAATTTATAGCGTCTGATACTGCTTTTCTTTAATAGCAGATGTACTATTTACTTCCACATCAGCTTTCAAAAATCGCGTAATTCTCTCGACTCGTTCATTTTTGCCAGGTGCTACATGGACCTTGTAAAGTATctaatatttttcatgttttttataTGATCCATTCATTACAGTTTGGTTTTTTCTCAACAGTTTCCAgttctttaaaatgtttgccTTCTTAAGTCTGCATTCTGTAATTTCTGTGCCTCTTAGTGCCTCAGTTTAACCCATCTACTCGTAGGTAGTAAGAACCAGCTTTCTCATGAAACTTAGGTGCTATTGTAAATATGCTTAATAGTCACAGCATTTTTGCCCAAATAGCTCTTAAGATCATAACAAACATTTAGTAAATAATCCATCCTTAtcaatcaagaaaattttgtaaaaatatttacaaaatttaccctaaaaatatttacaagactGGGGAGAGTCGAAATATGATTATGGATTGAGATaaatgctgaaaaaattcagtcaaataATTTAACATCCTCTGAGAGGAATATTCATGTATTCAAGCTATAATTTTTCCCAAATCCTTTTGTCATAATAGTCTTCCATTTGCTGTGCATTTCATTCAATCCTCATTCTTTGCTGCCCAAAATGAGAGAAAGCTTTTGACGAAGTTCGTGAAATCAGCACGGGCCAGCGGGAACACAAGAAAACATTCTGCTGAGCTCGCCATTATTCAGGGTGATTTTGGACCTGTTTTCGTAGGAGGAACCTATTTGCATAtccaaaaaataagtaaatgagTCAGTCCAAGCACTAATGGGCTAATATTCACGGTCACTATTTCAGTTCCAGGGCATCCCTGCGTACAATGATTGACTGTTTTAAACCCTAGTGTTGTTCAATTGCTCCCCAACAACTAATGCATCAGTAACGTTGACTGTGTGTAGGTTAAAAGTTGACCTGTTTCtttggaaataaatattttttatcatcaaacaTCTCCGTGGAATAAGAGATACTACATTtccggaaaaaaaggaaagggggCATAGGTTTCTTTCATCATGTTTTCtcactgatttttgtttttttatttcgttGCTTCGAAACCCGCTCTCTCTTCCCCCTCCTGCTCTCGCTCCCGATCTTATAATTGAAGAGTATGCACCCACCTCTGCAACACAGGAGCTACCATAACTAAAACCAAGCGATTCGTTGGTACTACTAGCTGATGGCTAGTAATTATTCGCCAGAAGTAGCTTAGTTGTTAATCGTCTGCACCATGACAGCAGCAAAATCataacttgaaaaattttacttaaatcatTTTCATCAGTAAAAATCCACTCTCCGATCTAGAAATTCATGACAAATTTGTAATCTCTGATAGTATTCCCTTTCAGTATTCTTATTCGTATGATGTCATTGAGATTTTCTCGTGCCAGTTTTAGAACCTTTAACTTAAATTTAAGGTCAATCACAGGGAAAGTTAAGGCTTCCAGTATATCAGTAGACAGCTCTGTCCCTTCAACAGGTCTGTTGCGAATGAACTCAACACCATGAACTGAGATAGACTCAACATGAAATGGAGAGTCCACTAAGCCAAATAACCTTGTTACTGGCCGGATAAGGAGACAAACTTTgaacaaataattttgctcactTTTTTATCCTAAAggaatagtttatttttttccacaatattaaatttaaatttgtcaTTGTGACAAAAGACCATGATGTAATTTGTTTAAGTTCAATAGgtattgaagaataaaaaatctttcATCAGTATGGTACTAAGAAATGAAGATTTAGCTGTCAGTATAGTGGAACGAATAACAGTAAAACAATCTCAGTAAATGTAAATCCCCTTTTACTGGTGGGAAAGATTTTGATTAACGTGTGCTTTTTTCTCCATGTCACcttttaagttttgaaattttttgaaaatgttcatgttcagtgcttttgaagatttttattcACAAAAATACTGAATAGAACATTACCtcagcattattttcttttttctgatttcagaGAGAAGGAGAGTGAAGCAAGCAAGAAGCAGATAATTGAAATGAGCCATACATTAAATACTAAGAATGAGGAAATGTCATCGATGATATCAGAACTGGACACATTAAGGAGAGCCATGGTTGATGCAGCACAAGTTCAATCTGAATTAAACGCTCTGAAGTTTGAGAGAGACGAACTTTTGATCAAACTTGGTTCTGTGCAAGCATCGGCAACTCAATCTCTAATTGATGCTAAAAGCGGAGGTAGCTTACTTTATCACATTTTTTATCACCACTTTCaggatattttatgaaaaagactgaaaatttgaaatatcttGAAACTTCAACTCTGGAAAGACAACCATTAGCGCTGCACATGATATCAAACTTTGCCTCAGTTTGGTTTGGGGCTCATTGCTTTGAGTACATTCTGAgcactattttttcatttttgaatagtAAATCCAGACGAATATTTTACAATGATGAACAGTTGTAATTTTAGTTAATTGAATGATAAATACCTGAAGTAAGAGGGTTCATATGTTTCTGTAATTTGCAGTGAAATTAatgccaaaatttttttgcagttttacgtATGCATTTTGTTGATGAATTGAGTCAGGGAACTTTGATGATTTTGTTCTGAGAGatcctggaaaagtcaggaaatgcTTCTCTGAAAAGTCTGTAGACACCTTGTATGTACCTTATACATGTTATATTAGCGTGCCAAAATAACCTTATGGATGGGGCAGCAATTCAACTATAGCAGAAAGTACACGCTATTCAATAcattaaatgcgtttttctctaAACTGTGATCTCAACTGTGAGTCAGCCTTCTCACCAAGGAAATTCTCAATAAGGGAAATCTTGCTATTAAAGTCGCTTTGTGTTTGCACAGATCCTGCCTTCAAGCAGTTACTAGAAGAGAAAGAATTAGCCGACAGCCAGGTTAATTTCTTGAATTCCATCATAGCTGACCAGCAAAAGAAACTTGACTCTCTTAACAATCAGCTGGAACAACTTTATCTGGATCCCAACACAGC is a window from the Bemisia tabaci chromosome 5, PGI_BMITA_v3 genome containing:
- the CLIP-190 gene encoding uncharacterized protein CLIP-190 isoform X17; this translates as MPTAELDFQNLGTYCRIEDGNKTSIRKLSDDLIKTRLSDASVVLTEDTDSFIIGDRVWVGGAKPGQIAYIGETQFGPGEWAGIVLDEPIGKNDGSVAGVRYFQCEPKKGVFSRLTRLTKHSLDSGTLTGLLTGTADARKSSISTPQPRKYSAASTPSMVSPTSSVKSYSLTTPSRKASSGELKVGDRVIVSSNQGSKAGILRYKGPVDFQPGEWCGVELDEPMGKNDGSVAGRRYFECAPNFGLFAQSSKVSRSPIGANRRPSCAVHNSAIKRSGSRESLQSSFSTSTAASGIPTMRKPAIRASVPATPSRTPLQDVLKEKNAYIEQLLKEQELARSQFTKAATQVGDTELKLNTLQIEFDQFRKEVDVNRKKFEESIAKLEKEKRELIEQLDDEKRKSEDLQFRVEEESIEKSELQTQIEQRSKRVAELETLVKEGNSKLGQTDAESNKLFETEEALLKVREELEAIRKSSKTNEETLRKQLNETQTKLDNSEKFVKDLQNEVEKLREESAASLSKTVEDLNNEISKLRIECDEASDKMKIMELENTKLKEEVESMEKLSKSHEESLQSEFNIQILKFKEQIQLLEIDKKREKEKADELSAIIDELNKNKLEEEKKLRDSNLELEKKITSLVNESTMNLESKSNSYEKKVKDLLNEVNEKTSTIEQLKSQQKLVEDNAKNLEIKLQLQLNDLQTSLDQKSKELEQLKKDMEEKLSNSSKAEEDSRLAFEKKLGDKVEECNKLNEKLSSREVEVTELKTAMETKLSEFKNLEDKLSEELKKRKSLENELQLRLAESSGSAEKNTELAETLKKLQDELGSSNEKREQLEAKLLKKAEDFKELEEKLKLVQAEFSNIEEKLSKKLDEFETVQNNLASKSSECEKLAVELKEKVNLVKTSENELNKMKGKLIEVEGKHSDVTKSLDQHLQEFREQQVEIEKKTEELARISEELKLKDIEISKSSETIKQLNDSMANAERSIEEQTEIIRNLNNEKSDMGRKIQDLEEKCESLIQQKQKLEDNISELMNNSSSSSEQLTRLHSELREKGQEVEGLREALNEKTRAVERIEEDLRQQLELLSEKKSKLEAASKEEIEKLKQEHANNLAALKSTHEASLMNSLNEMEKVKSESISTETNLKEQINLLIAEKKDLETKLESFKDRETQLESELKVLQEEKQQMEKDLKEISDVKAKTDSDLEAQLAEKENSIKRCEHQFEMFRQSANLMEEKFKKKVEELTQSLSKKDTLLTSANIQIDELKVDYETAEARIQDLKTKVSKKKEKIEMLNRELQDTKNIAKNLQTAVTEKIELLEKQEKEIQCLKAEKESSVLTAEEKIRNLADLEKTQSQFAEKEVSLVKEIESLKSESNKINEDMKAKENQLQDLRTKIENLQRDRVDKENDLNKEIETLNVEKNRISQILEEKDEKLKSLYAEIESISHKTAEKETLLKVKIENQQKESEELTKQLAEKSSQIQIVSSELELLQSKNHSLNDELSEKTNKIKTLTEELNSLKQSIAQNSSDKDKIICEKNNIISDLQQEKTASLKSFNAEVESLQKSNNILSAELAAKNLSLTSLTEEISNLKQNISTNSENKDSALFEKEKIIAELKTEKENVNSNLSSLITKYEDLKTRFEKERASLEEKLKINEKEQKALAELKSTLEKESEASKKQIIEMSHTLNTKNEEMSSMISELDTLRRAMVDAAQVQSELNALKFERDELLIKLGSVQASATQSLIDAKSGDPAFKQLLEEKELADSQVNFLNSIIADQQKKLDSLNNQLEQLYLDPNTAFNPVKEKKIPAPRLFCDICDEFDLHETEDCPQQASESPPPERRTKTGVKPEPRPYCENCEVFGHDTEDCDKDETY